In Thermanaeromonas sp. C210, the genomic stretch GCGTGGAGTACCAGAGCCACGTAGCCTAAGGGCATAACATCACCTTTCTAGGGTACTTAAGACCGGCGGTTAACCAGGGCCGGAGAGCTCAAACCGGCCCCGCCCCTACCCACCGCCTGCCAGCAAGCCTCTATAGGAGGCCAGAGGGGATCGATTACCTGGCTAGGCCGGTCGGCCGGAGTGGTCACGATATTGGACCGAACCAGGACGATAAAGCCGTGCTGTGGGTGGAGGCGACCTAAGTCCACGCAAAAGGTGCTGTTGGGTTTGCCCACCGGGATGTACCAGTTATCGGCGAAATCGGTAATGGCGATTTCAAAATAGGGGGCATGAAGGAAATCGTGAGGATTGCGAGTCAGATCATAAACCCGTAAAACGGGCCTGGATTCCTGCCAAGATCCGGCCCCGTAGAGCCGCTCGAACTCTTCCATTTTATCCCCCGTTATCTCCCAGTAGGCGTAGAGCCAATAGGGATCCTTGACCAGCAGCACGATCTGATCCTTACCGTATTTGCCGGGCAGATCGGCCGGGCGTTCAGGAAGGGAGGGCATGGCCTTGCGGGCTACCGGGCGGCTCCTCATAGCTAAATACCAGAAGGTTCCTGTCAGGGCAATGAGAAGGATTAAGATTAAAGCCACCAGCATATGTTCCTTCCCCTTTACTCCGAGTTGAACTTGCGTCCAGCTCTTCCGCCGTTCAGGCGGCAAATAATCTGCTACCCTTGGTGGAATAATGGCTTAAGGAGTTTAATTCATGCTTATTATGTCCAGAAGGACGAAGTTTATTTTACAGGGGCTGCAAGCATTTTTTGAGACTTTAACCCGGTGGAGGAAAGCAGCATTGCCGCGGGAATTATCCTTGGGAAACGGGCGCTTGTTAATCAATTTCGATGGAAGATTTAATATGCGCGATCTCTACTATCCCTATGTGGGCTGGCCTAACCACATAAGCCATTTGGGCGGGGAAAAAAGCAGGATCGGCCTCTGGATCAATGGCGAGTTTACGTGGCTGGAAGAATCCGGTTGGGAGCTACAGGTGGGCTACAAGCCGGGAACTTTGAACGGACGGGTCCAAGGGGTAAACAAGGCCCTGCAGGTGGCCCTGGAGATAGAGAACGGCGTCCACTACCGCTGGGACGTCTTTCTGGAGAAGGTAACGGTGCACAATCTGGCCCCCATTTACCGCGAAATCAGGTTATTTTTTTACCACGATTTCACCTTGAACGAATCTCCCCTGGGTGATACGGCTGCCTACCTCCCGGACCGGGGGGTAATCCTCCATTACAAACGCGGCCTCCATTTCCTCATTAACGGGCGGGCGGGCAGCGAGGGCTTCTTCCAGTACGCCACCGGCAACAAGCGGTTTCGCGGCGCAGAGGGCACCTGGAGGGACGCGGAAGACGGGCACCTGGAGGGCAACCCCATTCACCACGGCTCCGTGGACAGCACGGCGAGTTTCCGCCTGTACCTGGCTCCGGGGGAAAAGGGAGAAGTGCGCTACTGGATCGCGGCAGGCCGGGATTGGCCCGAAGTAGCGCGTGCCAACGGGGTGGTGCTCTCCGCCGGCCTGGATCGCCTGCTGGCCGAGAACGGGGCCTACTGGCAGGCGTGGGCCCGCAAATACGACCGCGATTTCGGCGACTTACCGCCACCGGTGGTGGATCTGTACTACCAGAGCCTTCTGGTGATCCGCACCCAGAGCGACAGCGGCGGCGCCATCTTGGCTGCCAGCGACAGCGACATTCTGTACGAGGCGCGGGACCACTACGGGTACTGCTGGCCGCGGGACGGCGCCCTGGTGGCGGCGGCCATGGACCAGGCAGGCTACCCCGAAGTCTCTTTTCCCTTTTATTATTATTGCTCCCGGGTCCTGGATCCCAGGGGATTTTTTTATCAAAAATACAATTCCGACGGCACCCTGGGTTCCAGCTGGCTACCGCCGGTACACGGTAAGAAGAGCATTATCCCCTTCCAGGAAGACGAAACCGCTCTGGTCCTCTGGGCCCTAGGTGAAGCCTGGAAAAAGTACCGGGACTGGCGCCTGATTAACGATCTCTACCATACCCTGGTCCGGCCGGCCGCAGAATTTCTCCTGTCCTACCGGGATGCCCGCACCGGCCTTCCCCTGCCCAGCTACGACCTGTGGGAGGAGCGCCGGGGCGTTTTCACCTTTACCGCCGCTTCGGTTTATGCCGGCCTTAAGGCCGCCGGTCTGCTGGCCCATTATGCCGGAAGGCCCGAGGAAAGGGATAAGTACCGGAGGGCGGCGGAACAAGTAAAGAGGGGAATAGGAGAACACCTGTATTCTCCCACCCTGGGACGCTTCGTGCGCGGTATCTATGGAGACGACGAAGGCCGGGCAAAAGTAGATCACGTCTTGGATGCCAGCCTGTTAATCTTGGGAGTCCTGGAGGTCTGGCCCGCGACGGATCCCCGCCTGCGGCGAACCGTCGAGGCTGTGAAACAGGGCCTCAGAGTCAACACCCAGGTGGGCGGTATCGCCCGCTATACAGGTGACTACTATTTCCGCCGCAGCGAAGATCTCCAGACCGTCCCCGGAAACCCGTGGTTCATCTGTACCCTGTGGCTGGCCATCTGCCTGGCCAAGGCGGCCCGGGGATTGGAAGAGCTAGAAGGGGCGCGCGGGATCTTAGAATGGGCGGCCGCCCGGGCCACCCCGGCCGGCATGCTGCCGGAACAGCTCCACCCTTACACCGGCGAACCCCTTTCCGTCTCGCCCCTTACCTGGTCCCACGCCACCTTTGTCAGCGCCGTAGAAACCTACCTGCGCTGCCGGCGGCAGCTCCAGGAAAGCGGCAGCCCCGGCGGTCAGCCCTGATGTATCTCCACTTTTTAGCCGGGCAGATTTAGCTCCCGCTCGCTCCGTGAGCCTCGCGGACCAAACTTGCGCTCAATTTTCGGCCTCCGGCGGGGTTCCCGGCTCATTCGGCTTCCGTGCCTCAGGAGCCAGCCTCGGCCGTCCATGGCCTCGGCCCCGCCTTCGGCCTCAGTTTCGCTAAGTTTGGTCTTCCGCTCGGCTCAAGTCGCTCGCTTAGAGCTAAATCACCCTCATCAAAACGGGGGGACATATAGGGGCCCGCCCGGGTGATTTTACGGTCCCGGTGTGATAGAATACAACTGTATTCATTTCAGCAGCCGAGAACCCGGGAAGGTGAAGAAATGCTGGCCAACCGTAAGCCCCCCTGGAAGTTAAAGGATGCCCTTTTAGTCCTGATCCTCCTGGTCGCCGCCGGGTACGGCTTTAGCCTGTTTTTGAGGTGGGCCCGTCCGTCCCTGTCCCTATCGCGGCAGTTCCTGCTGGCCGGCCTGGTCCAGGCCGTGGCGGTCCTGGGGGGCCTCCATTATGTAGTGCGCGTAAAGTACGGCGGCAGCCTGGCCCAGCTGGGCCTCAAGAGGCACCGGTTTGGACGAGCTTTCTTCCTGGGGGTGGTCGGGGGAACCGTCCTTTTTATCCTAGTGATCCTGGCCGGTGCCCTGCTGCAAAACCTCCTGCCCGACCCGGCTCCCCAGCCCTTTGCCGAACTCGTCCGCCGTGCCCGGAGCTTCAGGGATTTACTGGTACCCCTGTTTCTGGGCGCTTTCCTGGCTCCCCTGACGGAGGAGCTTTACTTCCGCGGCTTCCTTTATCCTATATTAAAGGCGCGGTACGGTCTCCTGGCCGGGCAGATCTTAAGCAGCCTGGTATTCGCCCTCCTGCACTTCGACTGGCTACGGTTTTTGCCCCTGGCCATGGGAGGCCTGGGACTGGTCTACCTCTACGAGCGCAGCGGCTCCCTTATTACCCCGGTGGTGGCCCACGGGACCTGGAACACCATCATGATCTTGATCATTTACGTCTCCCTGCACCTGGCCTGATCCTGTTTCCCCTTAAGAATATCTCCACCATATTATATGGGGGAGGTATTCTTAATGAAGAGGATGCTACAAGAGGAAGCCGGGTGGATCCTGGGGACCCACCAACTTCTTTCCGGAGCTATCGTTACTCGCTATCCGGGGAGGCCGCGGATCGTTCCCTATTTCGCCCACCTCGCTTTATACGGCGTCCTGGCGGCAGGAAATTACGGAGATAGGGTCCGGGCCTACCTTGAATGGTATGTAGCCCACCTGGAGCGCCCGGACCGTTTCGGCCTTTACGGAACGGTTTACGATTACCTTGTCGCGGCCGACGGCCGGGAAATACCCGAGGAAGGGTACGACTCCTCGGATTCCTACGCGGCTACTTTTTTGAGCCTGGTACGGCGTTATTACGAGGCCACCGGGGACCGGGCCTGGGTGCAGGCCCACCGGGAAGAGTTAGAAACGGTGGCGGGAGCCATGCTGGCCACCGAGCAGAAGGACGGCCTCACCCTGGCCCGGCCGGACTGGCCGGTAAAGTACCTAATGGACAACTGCGAAGTATACCAGGGCCTTATGGATTACGCCGCCCTGCAGGAAGAAGTGTGGGGGGATGCAGACCGGGCCGGCTTTTACCGCCGGAAAGCCTCGAGGGTAGCCGAAAGCATCCAGCGTAAAATGTGGGTCGGAGAAGGCTTCAGCCCGGCCCTTTATGCCGCCGGGCTGCGCTTGCGGCCCAACTGGAAGAATTGGTATCCCGATGCCCTGGCCCAGCTGTTCCCCATCACCTGCGGCCTTCTGGAGCCGGGTAGCTCCCAGGCCCGGCAAATTTACCGCTCCTTTTTGCGCAACTACCCTTCCTGGCACCTCGTCCCTTCCTCCACGGCCTTCACCTCTCCCCTGGTGGCCTGGGCGGCAGCCCTGGTGGGCGATGAGGAACGGCTTTCGACATACTTCCGGGAGGTACGAGAAAAAGTTATTGGCGCCGGGCGCCCGTGGCCGTGGCATGCTGCCGAATCCGGCGTTCTTGCCGTGGCCCTCCGCCTGTGCTTGTAAGAGCAGCATACAGTATACATGCGCCCCCTCCGTTGACGGGTTTTGTAGGTTTGTGGTATATTGCTTTCGGCTTGGGAGAGTTCAAGGGGGAAGGGAAGAGCAATGGAGCTATACAATGCAGGCAAAATTTATCGCAATCTTTCGGTAGCCAGATTGGTCGAAGCAGCCCTGGCGAGGGGAGAGGGCATTTTAGCCAGCAACGGCGCGCTGGTTGTCAACACCGGCAAGTACACCGGGCGTTCCCCCAACGACAGGTTCATCGTCGACCTGCCTTCGGTGCACGATAAGATCAACTGGAACAACATAAACCGTCCCTTCGAGGTCGAAAAATACCGCCGCCTCTACCGGCGGCTGACAGCCTACCTCCAGAAGAGGGACCTTTTCATTTTTGACGGGTTTGTTGGCGCCGATCCCCGTTTCCGCCTGCCGGTGAGGGTGATCAACGAACTGGCGTGGCAGAATCTCTTCGTCCACCAGCTCTTTATCCGGCCCACCCCGGAAGAACTGGCCGCCCACCGGCCCCAGTTTACGGTAATCTGCGCCCCGGGCTTTAACGCCGAACCGGAACTGGACGGCACGCGCTCGGAGGCTTTCATTATTTTAAACCTCGAAGAGAAGCTGATAATCATCGGCGGCACGAGCTATGCCGGAGAAATGAAAAAGTCGGTATTCACGGTAATGAACTACCTCCTGCCCCAGCAGGGGGTGTTTCCCATGCACTGTTCCGCCAATGTAGGCGCTGACGGCGACACCGCCCTGTTTTTCGGCCTTTCCGGCACGGGCAAGACTACCCTGTCGGCCGATCCCCAGCGGCGGCTCATCGGCGATGACGAGCACGGGTGGTCGGAGGACGGGATCTTCAATTTTGAGGGCGGCTGCTACGCCAAGTGCATTTGCCTTTCAGCGGAAAACGAGCCCCAGATCTGGAACGCCATCCGCTTCGGTGCGGTTTTGGAGAACGTTGTGGTAGATGAAGAAACCCGGGTGCCCGCTTACGATTGTGCCGACTTCACGGAAAATACCAGAGCCGCGTACCCGGTGGACTTCATCCCCGGAGCCGTGATCCCCGGCATGGGCGGCCATCCCCGGACCATCGTATTTTTGGCGGCTGATGCCTTCGGCGTCCTGCCCCCCATTGCTAAACTTACTAAGGAGCAGGCCATGTACCACTTCCTCTCCGGCTACACCAGCAAGCTGGCGGGGACGGAGAGGGGAGTAACTTCCCCCGAAGCGACCTTTTCCACCTGCTTCGGCGCTCCCTTCTTGCCCCTGGCCCCGGCGGTGTATGCCCGGATGCTGGGGGAAAAGTTGGAGGAGCATAAGACCAATGTGTACTTGGTTAACACCGGCTGGTCCGGTGGGCCCTACGGGGTGGGCCGGCGCATGAGCATAAATTATACCCGCGCCATGGTGACGGCCGCCTTAAAGGGAGAGCTGGAGAAGGTGGAGTTGGAGCCGGACCCCATCTTTAGGGTCCTGGTCCCCGTAAGCTGCCCCGGGGTGCCGCCGGAAATCTTAAAGCCGCGCAATACCTGGCAGGATCCCCAGGCTTACGATGACATGGCCCGCAAGCTGGCCCGGCTTTTTGCCGAGAATTTTGCCCAGTTTGAGGGGGTGGCCCCGGAAGTAGCTGCCGCCGGTCCCCAAGTTTCTTAGAAGAAAGGTATCCCGGTTTTTAGTGGGAGGGCCTGCTGGGCCCTGAGAGCGTGCGCCGGGCAAGCAGGCGAGCTTTAAGACTTTGGATACGCAGTTAGAAAACCCCCTAACCCCCGGGGTAGGGGGTTAATTTCTTTATCCCTGAACATAGAGGAGCGCGGGCCCGGGGGAGGCCTCAACCTCAATGCACCGCATTGGATATGGTAACCACCATGCTTACTTCTCCCGACCTGCTGGCCTCCTCAAACATTTTGCGCAGCCCCTTCCACACTTCCTCCTCAGAACCGTGGAGGTGGGTGCTTAGGGAACCCACGGAGTAATCGATGTTTTCCCGGGCCAGCATCTCAATGGAGGCGTTGATTATTTCGCTGGCCCTGGTAGTCTTTTGGGGGTAGAGACTTACTTCTGCGCAGATCAACCGCGAACCCTCCTTGGCGGATTTTTCTATATAGTTTCTTACGGAGTGGAAAGGTTTATGCAACCGGTAGAGGTGCAGGCTGTTTTGCAGGCCCTGGAACGGGCCTATCCCCATGCGGGACCTCAGCTGAAATTTGAGAACCCCTTTCAACTGCTGGTGGCCGCCATCCTGTCGGCCCAGACCACGGACAAACAGGTTAATAAAGTCACCGCAAGGCTTTTCGCTAAATATCCCACTCCCCGGGATCTGGCCCAGGTTTCCCCGGACGAGCTGGAAGAAGACATCAAGTCCCTGGGCCTTTTCCGCTCCAAGAGCCGCAACCTGGTGGCGGCGGCCAAAATGCTGCTGGCCCAATACGGCGGAGAAGTGCCCCAGAGCCGGGAGGAACTCATGGCCCTGCCGGGAGTGGGGCGCAAGGTGGCCAATGTGGTCTTAAGCCAGGCCTTCGGCAGGGATGTCATCGCCGTGGACACCCACGTTTTCCGGGTGACCAATAGAATAGGGCTGGTCCGGGCCAGGACCCCGGAAGAGGCCGAGGAGCAGCTCACCGCCATCCTGCCCCCCGGTTCCCGGGGACGAGCCCACCACCTTTTCATCTTTCACGGCCGCTACTGCTGCCTGGCCCGCAGTCCCCGGTGCGGGGAATGCCCCGTCCGCGGCTACTGCCGTTACTGCGACGGGCATCACGGGAAAAGTTGATGCAGATCACTTACAGGGAGGCGGAAGGGCGGGTAGAATGGGGGGCGAAAAGCAGCAGAAGGGAGCGGATTTGGCTGTGAAACGTAAGATAGTACGTATCGACGAGGAACTCTGCACCGGGTGCGGCCTCTGCGTTACGCCTTGTGCGGAAGGGGCCATAGAAATAGTCGACGGCAAGGCCAAGGTGCTGCGGGAGGAACTCTGCGACGGCGCCGGCGTCTGCCTTCCCATCTGTCCCGTAGGCGCCCTATCCATTGAAGAGCGGGAGGCGCCTGCCTTTGACCCGGAGGCTGCCGCCGCCAACCTGGCGGCCAAGAGGGCCAGGGGAGAAAGGGTAGCGTGTTTCCGCTGCGGCGCCGGCGAGGAGGAAGCAGTGCTCCTTTTCGCCCGTCACCGCGGGGAGAGCACCTGGGTGTGCACCCGCTGCCTGCCCGTCCTCATCCACGGTTAGGCAGGAGGTGTTGGCTAAAAGGCCGGGGATTTCCCGGCCTTTTGGCGTCTTGGGGGGGCCCTTACCTCACGCCTCCCCGCCCACAGCGAGAATGTGCTGAAAGACGACTTGATCCATCACGCGGGTAAGTGATACACTTGCTTACGTGGAGGTGGAGCATATGGAGTACCAGAATGTTACTCTTTCTCTGCCTAAGGAGGTGCTACGCCGGGCAAAACATATCGCTATCGAGCGGGGAACCTCGCTCTCGGGGCTTCTCACCCAGCTACTCGAGGACCTTACGCGCAGGGAAGACGAGTACCGCAAGGCAAAGGAGTGTCACCTGGCCATGCTGGACCAGTTTGACCTGGCAACGAAGGGAAACGTTACATGGACCAGGAGCGATCTCTATGAGCGGTGAAAATGCCGAACGGCAATTTGTGGATACCAACGTGTGGGTTTATGCCCACGATACTTCAGCAGGAGAAAGGCATGCCCGGGCTAAAGCATTGATTACCGAATTATGGCAATCGGGCAACGGCTGCCTCAGCGTACAGGTATTGCAGGATTTCTACGTGACGGTAACCCAAAAAGTCCGGAAGCCGCTTTCGCCGGAAACGGCAGCACGGATCATTGAGTATCTATCGAACTGGCGCGTGCACACGCCGGATGCCCGTGACGTGCTTGCGGCCATCAATATTCAACAGAGGTACGGGATATCCTTTTGGGACGCCATGATTATTCGGAGCGCTGAGGCACTGGATTGCAGAGTGATTTGGTCTGAAGACTTGAATCCTGG encodes the following:
- the nth gene encoding endonuclease III, whose translation is MQPVEVQAVLQALERAYPHAGPQLKFENPFQLLVAAILSAQTTDKQVNKVTARLFAKYPTPRDLAQVSPDELEEDIKSLGLFRSKSRNLVAAAKMLLAQYGGEVPQSREELMALPGVGRKVANVVLSQAFGRDVIAVDTHVFRVTNRIGLVRARTPEEAEEQLTAILPPGSRGRAHHLFIFHGRYCCLARSPRCGECPVRGYCRYCDGHHGKS
- the pckA gene encoding phosphoenolpyruvate carboxykinase (ATP), translating into MELYNAGKIYRNLSVARLVEAALARGEGILASNGALVVNTGKYTGRSPNDRFIVDLPSVHDKINWNNINRPFEVEKYRRLYRRLTAYLQKRDLFIFDGFVGADPRFRLPVRVINELAWQNLFVHQLFIRPTPEELAAHRPQFTVICAPGFNAEPELDGTRSEAFIILNLEEKLIIIGGTSYAGEMKKSVFTVMNYLLPQQGVFPMHCSANVGADGDTALFFGLSGTGKTTLSADPQRRLIGDDEHGWSEDGIFNFEGGCYAKCICLSAENEPQIWNAIRFGAVLENVVVDEETRVPAYDCADFTENTRAAYPVDFIPGAVIPGMGGHPRTIVFLAADAFGVLPPIAKLTKEQAMYHFLSGYTSKLAGTERGVTSPEATFSTCFGAPFLPLAPAVYARMLGEKLEEHKTNVYLVNTGWSGGPYGVGRRMSINYTRAMVTAALKGELEKVELEPDPIFRVLVPVSCPGVPPEILKPRNTWQDPQAYDDMARKLARLFAENFAQFEGVAPEVAAAGPQVS
- a CDS encoding PIN domain-containing protein; translated protein: MSGENAERQFVDTNVWVYAHDTSAGERHARAKALITELWQSGNGCLSVQVLQDFYVTVTQKVRKPLSPETAARIIEYLSNWRVHTPDARDVLAAINIQQRYGISFWDAMIIRSAEALDCRVIWSEDLNPGQYYGEVKVVNPFSCGNTKGS
- a CDS encoding glycoside hydrolase family 15 protein, which gives rise to MPRELSLGNGRLLINFDGRFNMRDLYYPYVGWPNHISHLGGEKSRIGLWINGEFTWLEESGWELQVGYKPGTLNGRVQGVNKALQVALEIENGVHYRWDVFLEKVTVHNLAPIYREIRLFFYHDFTLNESPLGDTAAYLPDRGVILHYKRGLHFLINGRAGSEGFFQYATGNKRFRGAEGTWRDAEDGHLEGNPIHHGSVDSTASFRLYLAPGEKGEVRYWIAAGRDWPEVARANGVVLSAGLDRLLAENGAYWQAWARKYDRDFGDLPPPVVDLYYQSLLVIRTQSDSGGAILAASDSDILYEARDHYGYCWPRDGALVAAAMDQAGYPEVSFPFYYYCSRVLDPRGFFYQKYNSDGTLGSSWLPPVHGKKSIIPFQEDETALVLWALGEAWKKYRDWRLINDLYHTLVRPAAEFLLSYRDARTGLPLPSYDLWEERRGVFTFTAASVYAGLKAAGLLAHYAGRPEERDKYRRAAEQVKRGIGEHLYSPTLGRFVRGIYGDDEGRAKVDHVLDASLLILGVLEVWPATDPRLRRTVEAVKQGLRVNTQVGGIARYTGDYYFRRSEDLQTVPGNPWFICTLWLAICLAKAARGLEELEGARGILEWAAARATPAGMLPEQLHPYTGEPLSVSPLTWSHATFVSAVETYLRCRRQLQESGSPGGQP
- a CDS encoding CPBP family intramembrane glutamic endopeptidase, whose translation is MLANRKPPWKLKDALLVLILLVAAGYGFSLFLRWARPSLSLSRQFLLAGLVQAVAVLGGLHYVVRVKYGGSLAQLGLKRHRFGRAFFLGVVGGTVLFILVILAGALLQNLLPDPAPQPFAELVRRARSFRDLLVPLFLGAFLAPLTEELYFRGFLYPILKARYGLLAGQILSSLVFALLHFDWLRFLPLAMGGLGLVYLYERSGSLITPVVAHGTWNTIMILIIYVSLHLA
- a CDS encoding DUF4912 domain-containing protein — translated: MLVALILILLIALTGTFWYLAMRSRPVARKAMPSLPERPADLPGKYGKDQIVLLVKDPYWLYAYWEITGDKMEEFERLYGAGSWQESRPVLRVYDLTRNPHDFLHAPYFEIAITDFADNWYIPVGKPNSTFCVDLGRLHPQHGFIVLVRSNIVTTPADRPSQVIDPLWPPIEACWQAVGRGGAGLSSPALVNRRS
- a CDS encoding ATP-binding protein — translated: MGGEKQQKGADLAVKRKIVRIDEELCTGCGLCVTPCAEGAIEIVDGKAKVLREELCDGAGVCLPICPVGALSIEEREAPAFDPEAAAANLAAKRARGERVACFRCGAGEEEAVLLFARHRGESTWVCTRCLPVLIHG
- a CDS encoding YkoF family thiamine/hydroxymethylpyrimidine-binding protein, which encodes MICAEVSLYPQKTTRASEIINASIEMLARENIDYSVGSLSTHLHGSEEEVWKGLRKMFEEASRSGEVSMVVTISNAVH
- a CDS encoding DUF6364 family protein, which translates into the protein MEYQNVTLSLPKEVLRRAKHIAIERGTSLSGLLTQLLEDLTRREDEYRKAKECHLAMLDQFDLATKGNVTWTRSDLYER